In a single window of the Rhodamnia argentea isolate NSW1041297 chromosome 2, ASM2092103v1, whole genome shotgun sequence genome:
- the LOC115749854 gene encoding probable disease resistance protein At4g27220 isoform X2 yields MTDPRNAEEGEPDAEVPRGEGGPVTEVPQGEMPSSTDPFLELFEEKPNDKRKRSFCADESPVGDSKRIKVCFAGVRSEALEALKGERALESSNRQGNDEGPSNLAQGSHQPGTASNEDSSRETSIAAMPYLSSGAGSSAFLPLTETNSPNQSLAALTDLPRLKAEEGEPNTELPHGARTHVAPAVSRPGTHRLADTTMTSLKRNLGELISSRLAAMNKLKSKWRRIEEEYWRVARAIEEGISFPPEKVAEVEELSKGIEEICLVLGRFWPEGKALASRSKTYPSATVELLGKEARRKVHEILFYLMEDDVSIIGVYGMGGVGKTAILRHVYNTLHEGLALDVFWVAVPQDFSVYALQEEIASAVGLVNLSNEKDMKRRADLLYGHLNVKNGPVLILDGLWMHFEAKDVGIPVETGNVKLVVTTRSLDVCSMMQCQKQIKIELLDMEDSWELFLKMLCFAGEVPKEVEQIARSLVDRCYGLPLGIIEIASRMKGIEKVHEWRGMLGKLEDSRMELDVFKSLQLSYWKLGDDQVRRCFLHLVLCFGQEEALLAGSRVDLIESFIDEGLLGGSATRQGLHDLGNTILDKIRRACLLDPERNDLYLHPLTRGMALDIVRTTHIVKDHMGLKEIPEEVFWRDCLEKVFLQGNKIEEIPEGISPNCPKLTGLYLSANVVLGFIHETFFRHLKGLTVLDLSETQITELPDSISQLESLEALLLRNCVELRFIPYVGKLGCLRKLDLQGCESLEEAPEGMEMLVNLRYLDLDGTGIETLSEGVLGKLVSLQYLAIKMLRAGEGVKLTEVEALICSVANVETFNACLGTLERNSSRRYSLAVGPPDKHFFCSLDETERYIHIDSCDHIAASADGTSGDGCALLPKSVQSLELSRCHKMKRLMEPEGLTTSLPNLQEIRIYSCEKVEEIICGPLPRGVTCGLTYIGIEACNNMKRVLLTQDMLLHLPFLHEISVSDCKGMEVIIGTVAKMTHCCFPKLRKLALRNLPELKSVCDGTTSCDSLEWISIDNCPKVKRIPLQLPLHDNGLPSPPPSLRQIRINRQTWESLEWDHPLARSSLELVKFLD; encoded by the exons ATGACAGACCCACGAAATGCGGAAGAGGGAGAACCCGATGCAGAGGTTCCACGAG GAGAGGGAGGACCCGTTACAGAGGTTCCGCAAG GGGAAATGCCTAGCTCGACGGATCCATTTTTGGAGCTTTTTGAAGAGAAGCCTAATGACAAGCGGAAGCGTAGCTTCTGCGCGGACGAGTCTCCCGTGGGAGACTCGAAGAGGATCAAGGTGTGCTTTGCTGGAGTTAGATCAGAAGCCCTAGAGGCGCTGAAGGGTGAAAGAGCGCTGGAATCCAGCAACAGACAAGGCAACGATGAAGGTCCATCCAACCTTGCACAGGGTTCGCATCAGCCCGGGACTGCGAGCAACGAAGATTCTTCGAGAGAAACGTCAATCGCTGCCATGCCGTACCTGAGCTCCGGTGCAGGTTCATCAGCCTTTCTTCCATTGACTGAGACGAATTCACCCAATCAGTCTCTTGCTGCTTTGACCGACTTGCCACGACTGAAGGCCGAAGAGGGAGAGCCCAATACAGAGCTTCCGCATG GTGCGAGAACGCATGTTGCACCGGCTGTGAGTCGACCAGGTACCCATAGGCTTGCCGACACGACTATGACATCTCTCAAAAGAAATCTGGGAGAACTCATCAGCA GTCGCCTAGCGGCTATGAACAAGCTAAAGTCGAAGTGGAGGAGGATAGAAGAAGAATACTGGAGGGTAGCGCGGGCAATCGAAGAAGGAATATCTTTTCCACCTGAGAAAGTAGCCGAGGTGGAAGAGCTGAGCAAAGGAATTGAAGAGATTTGTCTAGTTCTAGGAAGGTTTTGGCCAGAGGGGAAGGCACTTGCTTCACGCAGCAAAACATATCCCTCGGCGACAGTAGAATTATTAGGCAAAGAAGCTCGACGGAAGGTTCATgagattttgttttatttaatgGAGGATGACGTTTCCATAATTGGTGTTTATGGAATGGGTGGGGTGGGCAAGACGGCCATTTTGAGGCATGTCTATAATACACTCCATGAAGGTCTTGCCTTGGATGTATTCTGGGTTGCTGTACCTCAGGATTTTAGTGTGTATGCGCTACAAGAAGAGATTGCCAGTGCGGTCGGACTAGTCAATCTCTCAAACGAGAAGGACATGAAGAGAAGGGCGGACCTATTGTATGGACATCTGAATGTGAAGAATGGACCCGTCCTAATTTTAGATGGCCTTTGGATGCATTTTGAAGCTAAGGATGTGGGAATTCCGGTTGAAACGGGCAACGTAAAGTTGGTAGTGACAACTCGATCACTAGATGTGTGCAGTATGATGCAGTGTCAAAAGCAAATCAAGATAGAACTTCTCGATATGGAAGATTCTTGGGAGTTGTTTTTAAAGATGCTTTGCTTTGCAGGAGAAGTCCCCAAGGAAGTTGAACAAATTGCAAGGTCTCTGGTTGATAGGTGTTATGGTCTGCCACTTGGGATCATTGAGATTGCATCTCGCATGAAAGGAATAGAGAAAGTGCATGAATGGAGAGGAATGCTGGGAAAATTAGAAGACTCCCGGATGGAGCTTGACGTGTTCAAGAGTCTGCAACTCAGTTACTGGAAGTTGGGTGATGATCAGGTGCGACGGTGTTTCCTGCATTTAGTACTTTGTTTTGGACAAGAAGAAGCCCTTCTAGCAGGTTCAAGAGTGGACTTGATAGAGTCTTTCATAGATGAGGGTTTATTAGGTGGAAGTGCCACCAGGCAAGGACTGCACGATCTGGGTAACACCATATTGGATAAAATAAGAAGGGCCTGCCTGTTGGATCCAGAAAGAAACGATCTGTATCTACACCCGTTGACAAGGGGCATGGCATTGGATATAGTGAGGACAACTCACATTGTTAAGGACCATATGGGGTTGAAAGAAATACCGGAGGAAGTATTCTGGCGCGATTGTCTAGAGAAAGTCTTTTTACAAGGCAACAAAATAGAAGAAATCCCGGAGGGCATATCACCAAATTGCCCTAAACTGACGGGGCTGTATTTGAGTGCCAATGTCGTGTTGGGATTCATCCATGAAACTTTCTTCAGACATCTGAAGGGGCTGACGGTTCTAGATCTCAGCGAGACCCAAATCACGGAATTACCGGACTCCATCTCTCAGTTGGAGAGCTTGGAAGCACTGTTACTGAGAAACTGTGTAGAATTACGTTTTATTCCTTATGTTGGAAAGTTGGGATGCCTAAGAAAGTTGGACCTCCAGGGGTGTGAAAGTCTTGAAGAAGCGCCAGAGGGGATGGAGATGTTGGTAAACCTGAGGTACCTCGACCTAGATGGCACAGGGATCGAGACATTATCAGAGGGAGTGTTGGGGAAGCTGGTGAGCTTGCAATATCTCGCGATTAAAATGCTGAGGGCAGGAGAAGGGGTAAAATTAACAGAGGTGGAGGCACTTATTTGTTCTGTTGCCAATGTGGAAACGTTCAACGCATGCCTGGGGACTCTCGAGCGAAATAGTTCCCGACGGTACAGCCTCGCGGTGGGTCCACCAGACAAGCACTTCTTTTGTAGTTTGGATGAGACTGAGAGGTACATACACATCGATAGTTGCGACCATATCGCTGCGAGTGCAGACGGAACAAGTGGTGATGGCTGCGCTCTGCTTCCGAAAAGTGTGCAATCGTTGGAATTGTCCAGGTGTCATAAAATGAAGAGATTGATGGAACCGGAGGGGCTGACCACTTCCCTTCCAAATCTGCAGGAGATTAGAATATATAGTTGTGAGAAGGTAGAGGAGATAATATGTGGGCCATTGCCGAGGGGAGTCACTTGTGGCCTTACATATATTGGTATAGAAGCATGCAACAACATGAAGAGGGTGCTGCTGACGCAAGACATGTTGCTCCACCTCCCTTTCCTCCATGAGATATCAGTCAGCGACTGCAAGGGCATGGAGGTGATAATAGGCACCGTTGCCAAAATGACGCACTGTTGCTTCCCAAAGTTAAGGAAGCTGGCTCTACGGAATCTTCCCGAACTGAAGAGCGTATGTGATGGGACCACGAGCTGCGATTCCCTCGAGTGGATCTCTATAGACAACTGCCCGAAAGTGAAGAGGATTCCTCTGCAGCTGCCCCTGCATGACAATGGGCTCCCTTCTCCTCCCCCTTCTCTTCGACAGATTCGGATAAATCGGCAGACGTGGGAGTCGCTGGAGTGGGATCATCCCCTTGCCCGTTCTTCACTTGAACTAGTGAAGTTTCTTG
- the LOC115749854 gene encoding probable disease resistance protein At4g27220 isoform X1, with protein MTDPRNAEEGEPDAEVPRGEGGPVTEVPQGEMPSSTDPFLELFEEKPNDKRKRSFCADESPVGDSKRIKVCFAGVRSEALEALKGERALESSNRQGNDEGPSNLAQGSHQPGTASNEDSSRETSIAAMPYLSSGAGSSAFLPLTETNSPNQSLAALTDLPRLKAEEGEPNTELPHGARTHVAPAVSRPGTHRLADTTMTSLKRNLGELISSRLAAMNKLKSKWRRIEEEYWRVARAIEEGISFPPEKVAEVEELSKGIEEICLVLGRFWPEGKALASRSKTYPSATVELLGKEARRKVHEILFYLMEDDVSIIGVYGMGGVGKTAILRHVYNTLHEGLALDVFWVAVPQDFSVYALQEEIASAVGLVNLSNEKDMKRRADLLYGHLNVKNGPVLILDGLWMHFEAKDVGIPVETGNVKLVVTTRSLDVCSMMQCQKQIKIELLDMEDSWELFLKMLCFAGEVPKEVEQIARSLVDRCYGLPLGIIEIASRMKGIEKVHEWRGMLGKLEDSRMELDVFKSLQLSYWKLGDDQVRRCFLHLVLCFGQEEALLAGSRVDLIESFIDEGLLGGSATRQGLHDLGNTILDKIRRACLLDPERNDLYLHPLTRGMALDIVRTTHIVKDHMGLKEIPEEVFWRDCLEKVFLQGNKIEEIPEGISPNCPKLTGLYLSANVVLGFIHETFFRHLKGLTVLDLSETQITELPDSISQLESLEALLLRNCVELRFIPYVGKLGCLRKLDLQGCESLEEAPEGMEMLVNLRYLDLDGTGIETLSEGVLGKLVSLQYLAIKMLRAGEGVKLTEVEALICSVANVETFNACLGTLERNSSRRYSLAVGPPDKHFFCSLDETERYIHIDSCDHIAASADGTSGDGCALLPKSVQSLELSRCHKMKRLMEPEGLTTSLPNLQEIRIYSCEKVEEIICGPLPRGVTCGLTYIGIEACNNMKRVLLTQDMLLHLPFLHEISVSDCKGMEVIIGTVAKMTHCCFPKLRKLALRNLPELKSVCDGTTSCDSLEWISIDNCPKVKRIPLQLPLHDNGLPSPPPSLRQIRINRQTWESLEWDHPLARSSLELVKFLGKSPTKFAAPFILSISLGPYP; from the exons ATGACAGACCCACGAAATGCGGAAGAGGGAGAACCCGATGCAGAGGTTCCACGAG GAGAGGGAGGACCCGTTACAGAGGTTCCGCAAG GGGAAATGCCTAGCTCGACGGATCCATTTTTGGAGCTTTTTGAAGAGAAGCCTAATGACAAGCGGAAGCGTAGCTTCTGCGCGGACGAGTCTCCCGTGGGAGACTCGAAGAGGATCAAGGTGTGCTTTGCTGGAGTTAGATCAGAAGCCCTAGAGGCGCTGAAGGGTGAAAGAGCGCTGGAATCCAGCAACAGACAAGGCAACGATGAAGGTCCATCCAACCTTGCACAGGGTTCGCATCAGCCCGGGACTGCGAGCAACGAAGATTCTTCGAGAGAAACGTCAATCGCTGCCATGCCGTACCTGAGCTCCGGTGCAGGTTCATCAGCCTTTCTTCCATTGACTGAGACGAATTCACCCAATCAGTCTCTTGCTGCTTTGACCGACTTGCCACGACTGAAGGCCGAAGAGGGAGAGCCCAATACAGAGCTTCCGCATG GTGCGAGAACGCATGTTGCACCGGCTGTGAGTCGACCAGGTACCCATAGGCTTGCCGACACGACTATGACATCTCTCAAAAGAAATCTGGGAGAACTCATCAGCA GTCGCCTAGCGGCTATGAACAAGCTAAAGTCGAAGTGGAGGAGGATAGAAGAAGAATACTGGAGGGTAGCGCGGGCAATCGAAGAAGGAATATCTTTTCCACCTGAGAAAGTAGCCGAGGTGGAAGAGCTGAGCAAAGGAATTGAAGAGATTTGTCTAGTTCTAGGAAGGTTTTGGCCAGAGGGGAAGGCACTTGCTTCACGCAGCAAAACATATCCCTCGGCGACAGTAGAATTATTAGGCAAAGAAGCTCGACGGAAGGTTCATgagattttgttttatttaatgGAGGATGACGTTTCCATAATTGGTGTTTATGGAATGGGTGGGGTGGGCAAGACGGCCATTTTGAGGCATGTCTATAATACACTCCATGAAGGTCTTGCCTTGGATGTATTCTGGGTTGCTGTACCTCAGGATTTTAGTGTGTATGCGCTACAAGAAGAGATTGCCAGTGCGGTCGGACTAGTCAATCTCTCAAACGAGAAGGACATGAAGAGAAGGGCGGACCTATTGTATGGACATCTGAATGTGAAGAATGGACCCGTCCTAATTTTAGATGGCCTTTGGATGCATTTTGAAGCTAAGGATGTGGGAATTCCGGTTGAAACGGGCAACGTAAAGTTGGTAGTGACAACTCGATCACTAGATGTGTGCAGTATGATGCAGTGTCAAAAGCAAATCAAGATAGAACTTCTCGATATGGAAGATTCTTGGGAGTTGTTTTTAAAGATGCTTTGCTTTGCAGGAGAAGTCCCCAAGGAAGTTGAACAAATTGCAAGGTCTCTGGTTGATAGGTGTTATGGTCTGCCACTTGGGATCATTGAGATTGCATCTCGCATGAAAGGAATAGAGAAAGTGCATGAATGGAGAGGAATGCTGGGAAAATTAGAAGACTCCCGGATGGAGCTTGACGTGTTCAAGAGTCTGCAACTCAGTTACTGGAAGTTGGGTGATGATCAGGTGCGACGGTGTTTCCTGCATTTAGTACTTTGTTTTGGACAAGAAGAAGCCCTTCTAGCAGGTTCAAGAGTGGACTTGATAGAGTCTTTCATAGATGAGGGTTTATTAGGTGGAAGTGCCACCAGGCAAGGACTGCACGATCTGGGTAACACCATATTGGATAAAATAAGAAGGGCCTGCCTGTTGGATCCAGAAAGAAACGATCTGTATCTACACCCGTTGACAAGGGGCATGGCATTGGATATAGTGAGGACAACTCACATTGTTAAGGACCATATGGGGTTGAAAGAAATACCGGAGGAAGTATTCTGGCGCGATTGTCTAGAGAAAGTCTTTTTACAAGGCAACAAAATAGAAGAAATCCCGGAGGGCATATCACCAAATTGCCCTAAACTGACGGGGCTGTATTTGAGTGCCAATGTCGTGTTGGGATTCATCCATGAAACTTTCTTCAGACATCTGAAGGGGCTGACGGTTCTAGATCTCAGCGAGACCCAAATCACGGAATTACCGGACTCCATCTCTCAGTTGGAGAGCTTGGAAGCACTGTTACTGAGAAACTGTGTAGAATTACGTTTTATTCCTTATGTTGGAAAGTTGGGATGCCTAAGAAAGTTGGACCTCCAGGGGTGTGAAAGTCTTGAAGAAGCGCCAGAGGGGATGGAGATGTTGGTAAACCTGAGGTACCTCGACCTAGATGGCACAGGGATCGAGACATTATCAGAGGGAGTGTTGGGGAAGCTGGTGAGCTTGCAATATCTCGCGATTAAAATGCTGAGGGCAGGAGAAGGGGTAAAATTAACAGAGGTGGAGGCACTTATTTGTTCTGTTGCCAATGTGGAAACGTTCAACGCATGCCTGGGGACTCTCGAGCGAAATAGTTCCCGACGGTACAGCCTCGCGGTGGGTCCACCAGACAAGCACTTCTTTTGTAGTTTGGATGAGACTGAGAGGTACATACACATCGATAGTTGCGACCATATCGCTGCGAGTGCAGACGGAACAAGTGGTGATGGCTGCGCTCTGCTTCCGAAAAGTGTGCAATCGTTGGAATTGTCCAGGTGTCATAAAATGAAGAGATTGATGGAACCGGAGGGGCTGACCACTTCCCTTCCAAATCTGCAGGAGATTAGAATATATAGTTGTGAGAAGGTAGAGGAGATAATATGTGGGCCATTGCCGAGGGGAGTCACTTGTGGCCTTACATATATTGGTATAGAAGCATGCAACAACATGAAGAGGGTGCTGCTGACGCAAGACATGTTGCTCCACCTCCCTTTCCTCCATGAGATATCAGTCAGCGACTGCAAGGGCATGGAGGTGATAATAGGCACCGTTGCCAAAATGACGCACTGTTGCTTCCCAAAGTTAAGGAAGCTGGCTCTACGGAATCTTCCCGAACTGAAGAGCGTATGTGATGGGACCACGAGCTGCGATTCCCTCGAGTGGATCTCTATAGACAACTGCCCGAAAGTGAAGAGGATTCCTCTGCAGCTGCCCCTGCATGACAATGGGCTCCCTTCTCCTCCCCCTTCTCTTCGACAGATTCGGATAAATCGGCAGACGTGGGAGTCGCTGGAGTGGGATCATCCCCTTGCCCGTTCTTCACTTGAACTAGTGAAGTTTCTTGGTAAGTCACCCACAAAGTTTGCTGCTCCTTTTATCCTTTCCATCTCCCTTGGTCCCTATCCTTAA